The following DNA comes from Lemur catta isolate mLemCat1 chromosome 8, mLemCat1.pri, whole genome shotgun sequence.
AAGACGTGCGCCAGCCCAGCCTGCGTGGGGAAGGGCTCACACAGGTGTGACTGCAGGAGGTGGGACCAGTGGGCACCTGTCAGCGACAGCCACCACTGTTTCCACTGGCACTTTTCTCCTTGTACGGGCCACGCTTTCCTGCTTCTTTGACTAGCTGGTGGTATTTTATTACTGGGTACTGTGGATGTCACACTGAGTCTGAATTCTGTGGTCCTCCTTTAAAAAGTTTTGCTCTGGCAGATCTGCTTGGTCCCGTGGGCGTGTGGCCGCAGGCTCTGTGAGGCCCTGCTGCGGTTCTGTGGGTCCCTGTCCACGCTGGCAGGCCGGAGCTCCAGGGTCTCCAGGTACCGTGTGACCCCCGGACTCGCCACGGGGCCTGCAGCCCCTGGGCCAGTTCTGCTGACCGCTGGGGCTGCGGCTTCCTCTCTGGTAACCTGCCCCGAGAGCCCCGGCCCCTCGGCAGCCCCCCCGCCTCTCCCCTCTGCCGGCCGCGGACAACGCCACGCAACCCGTCAGACGCCCAGCCCACACCTCGCCGCTGCCTGCTCACTCAGCGTCACGGCTGCGGGACTGGAGACCCGTGTATCTGTTCACGCATTTTACACAGTGGGACAGGTTAGTCAAAGTGGCATCAACCCCAGCGTGTACGGAACTTACCCAGAATTCCTGGAGCTCTGTTAGATGGCTGacattttcaatctttttgaTTCTATTTGATGCAATGTCCAACATCGTGAGTTTGTTCTAAAATAAGGAGAGAAAATGTTTCCTGGATTACCTCAGTTCAGTGACTGCGTGACCGTGCGTGTCTCTGCTTCCCAGGACAGGGTGTGCCGAGGAGGGCGATGCCACTGCCCACTTCCTGCAGCCTCCCTGGGCTAGGGTTTCCACCCCGGCCTGCACAGCCACCTGCTCAAGCTGCGTGGCCATGGGACTCGAGACTGCACCACACTCCAGCCCTGTCCCATGAGCACCCAGTGACATTGCAGGCCCTGGGAAGAACAGAGTGGCCCTGGGGCTCTGAGATGGGCTTTGAAGACAGGGTGACAACTacagtaacatttattttgtgcttaTCACGAGGACATGCATGATACCAAGTAACCCTCAAAACAGAATTCCTGCCTCCGTTTAGGGATGAGACACCTGGGGCTTCGGGGCGGGGTAAGGAGCCGCCTAGGCACACAGTGGAGGCTCGAGGTAGCCAGGCCCGAGCCTGCGCGGCCACCTGGGAAGAGGCCGCCGGGACACAGGTGCAGAGAGGGGAGGCCTGGGCCCTGCGGGGGAGTCTTGAGCTGCCTGGAGCTCGTGGCTGAGGGAGCAGGAGGTGACCAGGTGCTCAGGGACCGAGGACAGGGCCCGGGGACAGCAAGCGCCTGCAGTGGGGAGCACACAGCCCCCCAGGGGACAACATTGTGTTTTTATGGCCTTCTACTTGAAAAACAACCATACATGTGTATTGTACTTTCCAATACACATCAGCTAAGCCTGggtaatgttttttttaaagcttaaagaGTTTCAATATTTAACAGAAGAATAATTTTGTAATGAAAATTACACCTATTAAAGCTACACTGCTTGCTACGGTATGTTTAACCAAACCAGCTGGCAGGTTTTTCTAAACTCAACAGGAAACGTTTATAAGCCAGCTGAGAGTTcactcccttcctctctgccctcatccccctccctgccccgttTGAGAATTCTCTTCTATCTTCTGCATTCCTGGTATTCTGAGTCCAAATCCTCCCCAGTTTTAAGGGAAAGTTAAAaatgtctcaaaattaaaaaaaccaagaACCATGAAAGCACACAGAAGCACCAGCCAGCAGCTCTGCTGACGGCAAAGCGCTGTGGCCGGGGCCTCACAGCTCCGccagggccctgcctgcccccggGCACAAGCCGGGTGCACACACTAGCCCAGCCAGACGCAGCACATGGCCCCGCTCTCCAGCGAGCTGCAGACTCCCCGACGTCCCTCCCGCAAGGCTGGGCCCGCCTGCTGCGAGGCAGCCCCGTcacaccctgtcacccaggcgcCCGGCCACGCAGAGTCCTGAGCCCTCCAGtgtgctgggggggggggctggggtcCAGGACAGAAAGGGCCTCAGGGGAGCTGTGAGGGGGACAGGGCTGTGGGCAGCCTGGGGACTCGCAGCGTGGTGGCAGGGGGCTGAGGCCATCAGGTGTGCAGACCCGAGACTGCGATAAGGTGTCTGCAACGCACAGCAGGGTTTGGGCTCGTGGAGTCCGAGGGCCAAGGCGGCACCAGGGCCGAGACCCGGCGGGGGCTGCAGCGGCTGGGGCTGTCCCCTGGCCTCTGAGCGTGGGGGTGCAGCCACGCAGGCCACACTCTGTCAGGTTGTTCTCGGGGAGCTGGCCAATGCTTTAAAAGTGCATCTGAAAGCAAAACAGCAGGAgttgcttaaaagaaaaacagaaaaaggcaaTGGGACAGGGTGGGGCAAGCAGGCAGCCCAGAGGTCACAACACTGCCCCAGAAATCAGCCAGGGAGCTGGCTGGGCAAGAACGCCAACTCCAGAACAAGCCAGGTGTCGCTGGGACAGCACATTGGCCACGTGGGAAAAGGTTCGCTTACTTTCTTACCTCccaccacaaaaataaattccagatgtaTTAAGAGATAAAACCTAAAAGGAAGTATCTGTTTGATCTCTAGTTAAAGAAAATCCAAGAGTAAAGACTGTCACATTTGACCTTGACTATCTCTTAGTgcagttttttttctgttttgtttcagaGGCCCAAGGAGCTGTTTAACGGAGATCCCGGTGTGGTACCCCGACTGGCGCAGGTctgagctcctcctccccctcatccGCCTGGGGACCCCCTGCTCAGGTGAGCCCCAGCGCAGGGCCTGCCCCCAGGGGACGTGAGGGCACCTGCGGGTGACtgcagggcagggggcacaggGGCCCGAGTGTGGGCTCTGGGGGGGCACGCACCCTCAGGCCCTCCGCACAgcccccagctccagccacaACCGTGGTCCCACCTTTCAGAGACGCCCCAACTTATCACTGCTCCCCTGGGAATGCAAAGCATATACGCTGGTTTGTAAACTTCTAATTATCTGCGAAGTCGGAGGAAGGTGACTCAACTTTCCACAGGCAAATTCTAATTGTTCCAAAATTTTATGTAGATGTTGGTGAAATGAATTCAAAATGTGGTTTTTCCTGCAAAACAACATCACTAATGGCAaccaggccctggggctgagaCACAGAAGCCAAAGGAAGCTTTAATGAGATTAAAGCTCTGTctacaataacaaaaatgacCAATCTGGTTACATTTGCTGGcaattaaacaaaacagaaaaaaaaaaccccagtaaAATTGAATGAGAAAAAGTCTTTTATTTGTCTTGAATATTGTGCTGAGCAAAAGCAGGCTGAGCTGCAGGCAGCTGCGGGTGGGCGCtaagaggagggaggagctggggcccaggcccagggaggggaggaggctgaggggaaggggcagggctgagAGCCCCGGTGCCCCTGTGGGCAGGCAGTGGTGGCTGACGCAGccgggggcagggcggggggttCGGGGGCctggaggggagaaggaaagggcaGGTGCTATGCCAGCGGCCCTTGGTGGCACAGGGCCATCTACGGGCAGGtaaggtttgtttttttcaaatcttcCCAAATGCCTACAGCACAGGGTGGACTCGCAGTGATCCTGCCCCATCGGAGGCCTGTGCTGAAATTCCTCACGATTCTGCATAAAGTGTCAGCCCTTCAAGGCACACGTGTCCTGCGCCCCCCAGCCCGAGGCTCCCGGTTCTCACGACCGGGAGGCCTCTCTGAGAAACCTCTCTGAGTGGGTCTGCCCAACACCAGCCGCCGGCCCTGCCCAGTGCCCGTGGCCCACCCAGCCCGCACAGCCCAGGGGGCCTTACGTTGTTCTCCAGGCCCTCGATGACCTCGATGCCGTTGTGGCTGAGGTAGAGCTCCCGCAGGTTCACCAGGCTCTGCAGCCCCTCGATCTTGGTCAGCCGGTTGCTCTGCAAGAACCACACGGGACAAGTGTGACAATGGCTTTCAGGAAATGAGGTTTCTCATCATCCTGAAGAATTCTAAGACTAGGGCATTTCACTTACAATGTGCTAGAATGAGAGTTGTGTAGAGGGAAAAAGCGGATCAGAGTCTTGCATCTGCTGTGCTGGGCTAAAATTCACACGCGGGAATTAACAGGTTTTTTATGTAAAGAACATTTTTTAGATGTATGTGGGCAAGGTTTACCTGAattcaattaataattttaaaatgtcagaattGCCCaatactttaaaagtaaattaattctTATTTCTCTCACTATTATTGCAACTCAAATGAGGCTTTTTACAGAAGCCTGTGGAACGTCTGCCTCACCAGGAGTGACGCCGCTTCCACACGCCCCTCACGGTCAGTCGGGGACCCCCACGCCAGGCCCTGTCCCTATCTTGCCTCAAGGCTCTGATTCCACTAATTTGCTTCCAGTGAAAATGGTACCGTGAGCGCAGGCAAACTCAAGCGCATCCTGATGCGCAAACACAGATGTCCGGCAGGGCTTTGTTCTCTGGACGATGGGGAGGGAACTGCTCGGTCATCGAGCCCAGCATGTTAGGGGGATTCGGAACAAGCTTGATCTTCCCCCACCCAAGCACTGACCAGCCTGGCCACGCTTAGCTTCCGGGATCAGGTGAGACTGGGCAGGCTCAGCCTTCTGAAGAAGCCCCCCTTGGCTCAAACCATCTAGGACGATTAGGGAAAAGGAATATGACCCTTGAAGAATGAAATTTTAGTCCAACCTCCAGCGGGGGTGGGtctagcctgtaatcctagcacctgggaggctgaggcaggaggatcgctttagcctgGGAGTTCAAAACgtgcctgggcaatatagtgagacccaatctctaaaaacacaaaaataaaatgaaaaaaattggccaggcgttgtggcgcatgcctgtagtcccagctactggggaggctgaggcaggaggatcgcttgagcccgaggctacagtgagttgttagcaagaccccgtctcagaaaaaaaaaaaaaaaaaagaatgaacttctACCtcagtgtgtgtgcacgtgtcgGTCTGTGGCACCTGAGCTCAGGAGGACCCGTACCTGCATGCTGAGAACTGTCAGGTTGGCAAGTGCATCCAGGTTCTGAAGTttggtaattttgtttttccccagaAACAAACTCTCCAGGTTGGTCAACGCGTCGATGTTCTCAATTGCCTGTGAGGACAGAGGGGCGGTCAGTGCTGCACGGCCCCGGAGCTGTGCCGGGCAGGGGGCACGTgccgggcaggggacagaggtgtCTGGGTGTTAGCTCTGCAGTGTCAGGCAAGTTACTCATCTGCTCTGGAAACTTCCCAGTGAAATCGTACagtatgaaaagaaaagcaagaaaaagggtGGACAGTCCAAGGCTCTGTCTCTCAGGCTCCTTCCTAACGCTCAGGTTTCCAGGGCTCTGGGGCTCCGCGGCGTAGAGTGGAGACCTGCGGGCCGGCACATTTCTCAGCACCTTCCAGCCCGAGCCTGAGCTGACACGTCACTGTGCAGCTCCACACAGCACCCGCCAAACCCACTCCCGCGAGCTGTCTCCACGGGGTTGAGATGCCGGAAGTTCTCACCCGTCTTTAAGACCCTGGAATGCCCACTCGGGACTCGAGAGGTGGGCGCCCTCATTCCGTGGCTCGCTGCCCCTCCTGCTCGGCTCCCTGCCGTGAACACAGGCCGCGAACACACGCCCCTCCACACGGCCACACCCCTGCCGCAGGCAGGGACAACGCCATCCCGCCTGGTCTTCGCAGCTGCCTTGTGTGCAGCGGGTTAACGGCTCTTTACTGACTTCAGTTTCCCTCCTCTTAGCTCACCTCTCTCTCAGCACAAGTTATTCTTTAGACATTTCCGCAGACACAAAACAAGCAGGCCAAGCACGCGCTAGCAGGGTGGGGACTCCAGCCAGCACGGAGGGGCTCTCATCTCATGGTCACAGCAGGCCTCGGccccggggcggggcagggcctgctCACAGGCTGTGGCCTGTCTCAATTTGTGATGGGCCACAGTTCTCCTGGAGCATTCCATAGTGACGGCCCTGGTAAAATGCTGGCATCTGGGCTGCTCTCTAGTTTTACATGTGCTGCCTCGCTATTTGTGGCCACGAGATCTCTAACAATAGCCATCGAGAGACTCTCGCCAAAGCTGCCTCCCGTGGTTTGCACCTGCCCAGGCTCCCAAGGGCCCAGCGGCACTGGCCACCGTGTGCTGTAGCCCCTCCAGCAGCCGAGCGGAGGGCGCAAAAACACGGGGTGCAGGTGGACGTGCCTGGAGACACTTGCCTGAGCTGCCAAACCAGGCTGCGGGAACACAGGCTCAGTGCCGCGACCCCGAGCAGGAGCCGGGTGTGGGGCCCGTGGGGTATTCTGGCTGACGGAGGCCCCCGTCCCTGCCCGCGGGAGCCACGCTGCTCTCCGCCCAGCAGACCTACCCAACGCCAGCCCTTCAGTAATGCCCCTCCAGGCTCCCCCGCAGATGCCAGAGACTCTTGACACCAGGTATGGGTCAGCTGGCGAAGgacctgctcctgctcctcctaCAGAACCCCGTGTCACGTCTTAGGAGTCTCCTATTTCCATTCTGCCCCACGGTTCCAACGTCCAGTGGATCCTGCACAACAGACCTAACCCCGCTGGGGATGCGTCCCAGGGGCACAGAGCTGtacagggaggaggggacaagCCGGCACTGTGCTCCGGGTGTCTCGGCAGCGAGACACCTTCGAAAGCCCCTGGCACGGACCGCTTTGCGGAGCTTCCTCTGGAGAAAACCACCGCGAGCGCGTTCCAGAGCAAGGTGCCCCGGGTGGGCGGGTTCAGCCCGGGCGAAGCACAGCCGGCATGGCCTGTGCTGGGCCGCGGTTTAGACGAAGGGCCGCTGAAATCTGTGTGCAGAACCAAGGCCAGGCCGCTCAGCTTGGGCACGTGTTCTTACTAGCGCTGACTTCCACTTAGcactttttcttaaaagaataatttcctggtttatgaaagaaatcacagcaccgtcagaaaacaaaagccaacCACACATCCACACGCGTCCATCTGTCCACACGCAGCACGAGGACGCCGGTTCGTGCGTCTGCACCTACCCGGATGCGGTTGGATCCCAGCTCCAGCATCTGCAGTTGGTGTAAGTTGCTTAAGTtctcaattttattgattttattgttgACCAAGAAGAGTTTCTTCAGTCGTGTCAACTTGTCAAGCCCTTCAATGTTTCTcaacagattaaaagaaatatcTAGAACCCTGGGAAtaagcaaaacttttttttaaaaaaatgagcacacGCTGCATAGAATTTAGCTAACTCAGAGGTGACATCCCCACCCAGGGGGCTGCAGTCCCCAGGGGATCACATGCCCAGGAGCCCGGGGAGGGGGGCGTGCAGCCTACAGCCGCCTGGTGCCCTGGCTCCCAGCGCCGTATTTGAGGCAGAAACCACGTTTCATTTACAGCTGTGTCTACGGCAGGACCCAACACCAGGCTCTGCACACAGAAGGGATCCGAGAAGtattgaattaaaaacaaaacaaacaaaaatcaacaagCAGCAAAGTGGCAGAAGCCCGGGCAAAGTTTTGTCTAGGACCTGactcctaaaattaatctcatttattcctttatttaaaaaaaaaaagggccgggcgcggtggctcacgcctgtaatcctagccctctgggaggcagtggcgggtggatcgctcgaggtcaggagttcgagaccagcctgagcgagaccccgtctctactaaaaatagaaataaattatctggacaactaaaaatatatatataggaaaaattagccgggcatggtggcggatgcctgtagtcccagctactcgggaggctgaggcagtaggatcgcttaagcccaggagtctgaggttgctgtgagctaggctgacgccacggcactcactctagcccgggcaacaaagtgagactctgtctcaaaaaaaaaaaaaaaagttcaaggcCGGGCAAAGTGGcacatgcccgtaatcctagcactttgggaggctgaggtgggaggattgctagaggtcaggagttcgagaccagcctgagcaagagcgagaccctgtctctactaaaaatagaaagaaattatatggacagctaaaaatatatatagaaaaaattagccgggcatggtggcacatgcctgtagtcccagctactcgggaggctgaggcaggaggatcgcttaagcccaggagtttgaggttgctgtgagctaggctgacgccacggcactctagcctgggcaacagagccagatgctgtctcaaaaaaaaaaaagttcaaatggCAAAAGAGGAAATCATGGATTCACCTTCCCCTCTACCTAATTCCGGCACCATCCCTGAGTGGAGACTGGCCAGGAGTCCC
Coding sequences within:
- the PPP1R7 gene encoding protein phosphatase 1 regulatory subunit 7 isoform X2, whose translation is MAAERGAGQQQSQEMMEVDRRVESEESGDEEGRKLDGSGVTDLSRQSLKDGEEKGDEDPEEHELPVDMETINLDRDAEDVDLNHYRIGKIEGFEVLKKVKTLCLRQNLIKCIENLEELQNLRELDLYDNQIKKIENLEALTELEVLDISFNLLRNIEGLDKLTRLKKLFLVNNKINKIENLSNLHQLQMLELGSNRIRAIENIDALTNLESLFLGKNKITKLQNLDALANLTVLSMQSNRLTKIEGLQSLVNLRELYLSHNGIEVIEGLENNAPEPPALPPAASATTACPQGHRGSQPCPFPSASSPPWAWAPAPPSS